The following proteins come from a genomic window of Acinetobacter baumannii:
- a CDS encoding porin encodes MKRSLLFLGILSLTAGAQVSAADLSWGDPTLDSGQFKVSGAIRSRYLHKDYVVGANEGSQNDDWRLTDIKLVLGYENPNWIAGADARCYQYDRLCDAIFLKKAWVGYKLSDQQRVTAGLQPVDFGFGEFWGSSYYETLLNTVGLEDIDNLGIKYKFADDKYNLTLGFYPTDGGNYKGTSKDSSRYSGNFVEADDLTTGTNIEEKNMWIARASRKFELDKAQKFSTELGGSVWYSDLENKRTDEDGHRKSWNVFAQTQYQAWQWMFLAGKQDVTNGDNLLPNSSTIGAFDYPYQVANKGKYLVNEINYTFAQPFHKIENIKPYISHSRFFKDEDGYKDSERLIAGVYFNYKAIGIQGEYIMSKNDPMVGGGANGLAQGSSNDWDKLFYLSIGYYF; translated from the coding sequence ATGAAAAGGTCATTATTATTTTTAGGAATTCTAAGTTTAACTGCTGGAGCACAAGTCTCTGCAGCTGATTTGAGTTGGGGTGATCCAACTTTAGATTCAGGTCAATTTAAAGTATCTGGTGCAATACGTTCTCGCTATTTACATAAAGATTATGTGGTCGGGGCCAATGAAGGTTCCCAAAATGATGACTGGCGACTTACTGATATTAAATTAGTGTTGGGTTATGAAAATCCAAACTGGATTGCAGGAGCAGATGCTCGCTGTTATCAATATGATCGCTTGTGTGATGCGATTTTTCTAAAAAAAGCTTGGGTAGGGTATAAGTTATCTGACCAACAAAGAGTCACGGCAGGTTTGCAGCCTGTTGATTTTGGCTTTGGTGAATTTTGGGGAAGTAGTTATTACGAAACGCTTTTAAATACCGTTGGTTTAGAAGATATTGATAATCTGGGGATTAAATATAAATTTGCAGATGACAAATACAATTTAACCTTAGGATTCTATCCAACTGATGGAGGAAATTATAAGGGGACATCAAAAGACTCAAGCCGATATAGTGGTAATTTCGTTGAAGCTGATGATTTAACTACAGGAACCAATATTGAAGAAAAAAATATGTGGATTGCACGGGCCTCTAGAAAATTTGAGCTTGATAAAGCTCAAAAATTTTCGACCGAGTTAGGTGGTTCAGTTTGGTATTCAGATTTAGAAAATAAAAGAACAGACGAAGATGGACACCGCAAATCATGGAATGTATTTGCTCAAACGCAATATCAAGCATGGCAATGGATGTTCTTAGCAGGTAAGCAAGATGTCACTAATGGCGATAATTTATTGCCAAATAGCTCAACCATTGGAGCATTTGATTATCCGTATCAAGTTGCTAACAAAGGCAAATATCTGGTCAATGAAATTAACTATACCTTTGCTCAGCCATTCCACAAAATTGAAAATATTAAGCCCTATATCTCTCATAGCCGCTTTTTCAAAGATGAGGATGGATATAAAGACTCTGAGCGTTTAATTGCAGGCGTTTATTTTAATTACAAAGCCATTGGTATTCAGGGTGAATATATTATGAGTAAAAATGATCCAATGGTAGGTGGTGGGGCGAATGGCCTTGCACAAGGTAGCAGTAATGATTGGGATAAACTGTTTTATCTTTCAATTGGATATTATTTCTAA
- a CDS encoding LysR family transcriptional regulator, with translation MNNLPNLSDLKVFCTVAKLKSFVESAEELGTSPAFISKRINILENTLSCKLFHRSTRHVSLTEDGKLILERVSNILEEFDEVCELVNNPLSTPTGRMDIISSFGFGRKHVAPILSKLMMLYPKLQIHFDTIDNTKDLIQHSIDLDIRIGNEIAPNMIAKKLASNFRILCASPSYLLKHGVPDSIEDLQTHDCLTISERDQSSVLWKFRHASEDVSVHIKPRFVSNNGEIIHQLAIEGHGIIFRSIWDVADELITGQLQHILPEYWQDADVWAVYPSRLKSSSKLQTCILFIQNELLNRLQHVQNLSRGQLISPAVKREPPPEKVFL, from the coding sequence GTGAATAATCTACCTAACCTATCGGATTTAAAGGTTTTTTGCACAGTCGCCAAACTAAAAAGTTTTGTCGAATCTGCTGAGGAACTCGGGACATCGCCAGCTTTTATTAGCAAGCGAATTAATATTCTAGAAAACACGTTGAGCTGCAAACTTTTTCATCGCAGTACACGTCACGTTAGCCTGACAGAAGATGGCAAACTCATTCTTGAGAGAGTTTCAAATATTCTTGAAGAATTTGATGAAGTTTGTGAACTGGTCAATAACCCGCTCAGTACGCCTACGGGTCGTATGGATATTATTAGTAGCTTTGGTTTTGGCAGAAAACATGTCGCACCAATTTTGTCTAAATTAATGATGCTGTATCCAAAACTACAGATTCATTTTGATACCATCGACAATACCAAAGACCTGATTCAACACAGTATTGATTTAGACATTAGAATTGGTAATGAAATTGCACCCAATATGATTGCGAAGAAGCTGGCTTCTAATTTTCGTATTTTGTGCGCGTCACCCAGTTATTTACTTAAACACGGTGTACCTGACAGTATTGAAGATTTGCAAACACATGACTGTTTAACAATTAGTGAACGCGACCAATCCTCGGTTTTATGGAAATTTAGGCATGCTTCCGAAGATGTCTCAGTGCATATCAAACCCCGCTTTGTTTCAAATAACGGCGAAATTATTCATCAACTTGCCATAGAAGGTCACGGTATTATTTTCCGTTCGATTTGGGATGTTGCAGATGAATTGATTACCGGCCAACTTCAGCATATTTTGCCTGAGTACTGGCAAGATGCAGATGTCTGGGCAGTTTATCCATCACGACTCAAAAGCTCCTCCAAACTGCAAACCTGTATTTTGTTTATTCAAAATGAATTGCTCAATCGTTTACAGCATGTGCAAAACCTAAGCCGTGGTCAACTCATTTCACCAGCGGTCAAACGAGAACCACCGCCTGAAAAAGTCTTTCTATAA
- a CDS encoding tartrate dehydrogenase, which translates to MAKRYKVATIAGDGIGLEVLPEGIKVVKAAAEKYGIDLQLDAFDWASCDYYLEHGKMMPDDWFETLQGYDAIYFGAVGWPDKVPDHISLWGSLLQFRRGFDQYVNLRPVRLMPGVKCPLVGKKPGDIDFYVVRENSEGEYSAIGGKAFEGTDREFVLQEAVFTRHGVDRILRYAFEFANQRDAKKITAATKSNGIAVSMPYWDERVDAMAKQYPQIQADKQHVDILAARFVLQPERFDVVVASNLFGDILSDLGPACTGTIGLAASANLNPERKFPSLFEPVHGSAPDIYGKQIANPIAAIWSGAMMFEFFGEEDERCIQAGQDIMQAIENVLINGPKTADIGGQAKTYEVGDAIASCVAQTKMDVFAME; encoded by the coding sequence ATGGCAAAAAGATATAAAGTTGCCACGATTGCAGGCGATGGCATTGGTTTAGAAGTTCTACCAGAAGGTATTAAGGTTGTAAAGGCAGCAGCAGAGAAGTACGGCATTGATCTTCAGTTAGATGCTTTCGATTGGGCAAGCTGTGATTACTACCTTGAGCACGGCAAAATGATGCCAGATGACTGGTTTGAAACTTTGCAGGGCTACGATGCAATTTATTTTGGCGCTGTAGGCTGGCCAGATAAAGTACCTGACCATATTTCGCTTTGGGGTTCGCTGCTCCAGTTCCGTCGTGGTTTTGACCAATATGTGAATTTACGTCCAGTGCGCTTAATGCCGGGTGTGAAATGTCCATTGGTAGGTAAAAAACCGGGCGATATCGACTTCTACGTGGTTCGTGAAAATAGTGAAGGTGAATACTCAGCGATTGGCGGTAAAGCTTTTGAAGGAACAGACCGCGAGTTTGTTTTACAAGAAGCCGTATTTACACGTCATGGCGTAGACCGAATTTTGCGTTATGCATTTGAGTTTGCAAATCAGCGAGATGCGAAAAAAATTACCGCAGCGACCAAGTCAAATGGTATTGCAGTGAGCATGCCGTACTGGGATGAGCGCGTTGATGCGATGGCAAAACAGTATCCACAAATTCAAGCTGATAAACAGCATGTTGATATTTTAGCGGCTCGTTTTGTTTTACAACCTGAACGTTTTGATGTGGTTGTGGCATCGAATTTATTTGGCGATATTCTTTCCGATTTAGGTCCTGCATGTACGGGAACCATTGGTTTAGCGGCATCGGCAAATTTAAACCCAGAAAGAAAATTTCCATCACTGTTTGAACCTGTCCATGGTTCAGCACCAGATATTTACGGTAAACAAATTGCCAACCCAATCGCTGCGATTTGGTCGGGTGCCATGATGTTCGAATTCTTTGGAGAAGAAGACGAGCGCTGTATCCAAGCGGGTCAAGATATTATGCAGGCGATTGAGAATGTATTAATTAATGGCCCAAAAACAGCCGATATCGGCGGTCAGGCAAAGACTTATGAGGTAGGAGATGCAATTGCATCATGTGTAGCCCAAACTAAAATGGACGTATTCGCTATGGAATAA
- a CDS encoding BCCT family carnitine transporter yields MDMDNQNTKIYTDKFLAVTSLLFVFISVAGLAIYSQESIKIAATWMQWTTSVFTTPVLLFAFLAIIFTFGLAFSKYGKIKLGEGKPQYSTMSWIFMFILSGIGSSTLYWGFLDWAYYYQTPGLSLPPESAEALKYSVAYSFFHSGLSAWAIYALASISLCYSYHVRKNKGLSLASVIEAVTGFKSTGVVGRLVDLMFLLCMFGALTISLVLTAVTFTNILSQLTGIPNTFMTKVIIILAVSVLFALSSYVGMDKGMQRLSHMVCLGVVLFAIYVLCFGPTQFILNNSLMSFGLMATNFVDMSLFTDPMGDGKFTREWTVFYWLWWISYAPGVALFVTRVSKGRTIKEVIFAMVIGGSVGLWFIFGVFENYSVYSFIHGAVNVPQILSQQGGEVAIGQLLSLLPAGKLMMWIFLGIMVVFLAAHMDAVGYAVSATCTRGLSEGQDPSPNARLFWCVMLTLVPIAMIFSKAPLDTMKTATIVTALPFIVIILIQTYGLVKWLIQDYAKVPSHLIEQQGYDDQEIGLNQTQDEHAKRMQLELASSIKLDRKTS; encoded by the coding sequence ATGGATATGGATAATCAAAACACAAAAATTTATACGGATAAATTTCTTGCCGTAACCAGCTTACTGTTTGTATTTATTTCAGTTGCTGGTTTGGCGATTTATTCGCAAGAATCGATAAAGATTGCTGCAACATGGATGCAGTGGACGACATCGGTATTTACAACCCCAGTATTACTGTTTGCTTTTTTAGCCATTATTTTTACTTTTGGTCTTGCCTTTAGTAAATACGGAAAAATTAAGCTTGGAGAAGGAAAACCTCAATACAGCACAATGTCATGGATTTTTATGTTCATCTTGTCGGGTATTGGGTCTTCTACATTGTACTGGGGCTTTTTGGACTGGGCCTACTATTATCAAACTCCGGGTTTGAGCTTACCGCCTGAGTCAGCAGAAGCATTGAAATATAGCGTGGCTTATTCATTTTTTCACTCAGGTTTAAGTGCATGGGCAATTTATGCTTTGGCATCAATTTCTTTGTGCTACAGCTATCATGTGAGAAAAAACAAGGGTTTAAGTTTAGCTTCAGTGATTGAGGCTGTGACAGGCTTTAAATCAACCGGCGTGGTTGGTCGTTTAGTCGACTTAATGTTCTTGCTTTGCATGTTCGGTGCATTGACGATTTCATTGGTACTCACTGCCGTGACATTTACCAATATTTTGTCTCAGCTCACAGGTATTCCAAATACCTTTATGACCAAGGTCATCATTATTTTGGCAGTTTCAGTCCTGTTCGCACTCAGTTCATATGTAGGTATGGACAAGGGCATGCAGCGTTTAAGCCATATGGTGTGCTTGGGTGTAGTGTTATTTGCAATTTATGTACTTTGCTTTGGTCCGACTCAATTCATTTTGAATAATTCATTAATGAGTTTCGGGTTAATGGCAACTAACTTTGTCGATATGAGCTTGTTTACCGATCCAATGGGTGACGGCAAGTTTACCCGTGAATGGACTGTTTTCTACTGGTTATGGTGGATTTCATATGCACCAGGTGTGGCACTCTTTGTAACGCGTGTTTCTAAAGGCCGTACTATTAAAGAAGTGATCTTTGCCATGGTCATTGGTGGCAGTGTCGGGCTTTGGTTCATCTTTGGTGTGTTTGAAAACTATAGTGTTTATAGCTTTATTCATGGAGCTGTAAATGTGCCACAAATCTTGAGCCAACAAGGTGGTGAGGTTGCGATTGGTCAATTGCTTAGCCTGTTACCTGCCGGAAAACTCATGATGTGGATTTTCCTCGGCATTATGGTGGTGTTCTTGGCAGCACACATGGATGCAGTAGGGTATGCGGTTTCGGCAACATGTACACGCGGTTTAAGTGAAGGGCAAGATCCATCGCCAAATGCACGTTTGTTCTGGTGTGTCATGCTGACTTTGGTTCCAATTGCCATGATCTTTAGTAAAGCACCATTAGACACCATGAAAACGGCAACTATTGTGACGGCTTTACCATTCATCGTGATTATTCTGATTCAGACTTATGGCTTAGTGAAATGGCTCATACAGGATTATGCCAAAGTCCCATCACATTTGATTGAGCAACAAGGTTATGATGATCAGGAAATTGGTTTAAACCAGACTCAAGATGAACATGCAAAACGGATGCAGCTTGAGCTTGCAAGCTCAATCAAACTGGATAGAAAAACCAGCTAG
- a CDS encoding alpha/beta hydrolase: MTTYEQATYALSEEMQSLLYWSSIYSPADADIDSVRAAYDAMCRHYTLPRDDKLDVEDRVIANEEHPVPVRVYLPKTNRPESGWPCVLYLHGGGWMVGGLDSHEFITSYLCKDLNAVVISVDYRLAPEHRFPAAFEDCLAVYHWLKQHGSAWQIDSENIVLAGDSAGGNLAAALAVELQHSGLQAQGLALVYPCLTTAFDTASAQKHAHAPLLTTEDMHFYLKEYAPDSQDWQDLRLAPLLATDFSDMPTSFVAVAEYDPLSDDGYFLTQKLEQAGIPNEFHLGKGLLHGSLRLMRDCPEVQHLYQNMLSAIRRMLSSAEKTSI; the protein is encoded by the coding sequence ATGACGACATATGAACAGGCTACTTATGCCTTAAGTGAAGAAATGCAAAGCCTTTTGTATTGGAGCAGCATTTATTCACCAGCAGATGCAGATATTGACTCAGTCCGTGCGGCATATGATGCCATGTGCCGACACTACACTTTGCCACGTGATGACAAGTTAGATGTAGAAGATCGAGTGATTGCAAATGAAGAGCATCCTGTGCCTGTTCGTGTGTATTTACCAAAAACAAATCGACCTGAGTCTGGTTGGCCATGTGTGTTGTATCTACATGGTGGTGGTTGGATGGTAGGTGGACTCGATTCACATGAGTTTATTACCAGTTATTTGTGTAAGGACTTAAATGCGGTTGTTATTAGTGTGGATTACCGCTTGGCACCAGAGCATCGCTTTCCAGCAGCCTTTGAAGATTGTTTAGCAGTCTATCACTGGCTTAAACAACATGGTTCAGCTTGGCAAATCGATAGTGAAAATATCGTTCTAGCAGGCGATAGCGCGGGCGGTAATTTAGCAGCAGCCCTTGCAGTGGAACTACAACATAGTGGTTTACAAGCTCAAGGGCTGGCATTGGTTTATCCATGTTTAACGACAGCATTTGATACTGCATCCGCACAAAAGCACGCCCATGCGCCGTTGTTAACGACAGAAGATATGCATTTTTATTTAAAGGAATATGCTCCGGACTCACAAGATTGGCAGGATTTACGTCTAGCCCCTTTATTGGCGACGGACTTTTCAGATATGCCTACAAGTTTTGTAGCCGTTGCTGAATATGACCCTTTAAGTGATGACGGTTATTTCCTTACCCAAAAATTGGAACAAGCAGGTATCCCTAACGAGTTCCATTTAGGCAAAGGTTTATTACATGGCAGTTTACGTTTGATGCGTGACTGTCCGGAAGTTCAACATTTATATCAAAACATGCTAAGTGCAATACGTCGCATGTTGAGCAGTGCCGAAAAGACATCAATTTAA
- the cntA gene encoding carnitine monooxygenase subunit alpha gives MSAVEKLPEDFCANPDVAWTFPKVFYTSSQVFEHEKEAIFAKSWICVAHSSELAQPNDYITRKVIGENIVIIRGKDSVLRAFYNVCPHRGHELLSGSGKAKNVITCPYHAWTFKLDGSLALARNCDHVESFDKENSSMVPLKVEEYAGFLFINMDENATCVEDQLPGFAERLNQACGVIKDLKLAARFVTETPANWKVIVDNYMECYHCGPAHPGFADSVQVDKYWHTTHQNWTLQYGFARSSEKSFKLDPSVTDPEFHGFWTWPCTMFNVPPGSNFMTVIYEFPVDAETTLQHYDIYFTNEELTQDQKDLIEWYRNVFRPEDLNLVESVQRGLKSRGYRGQGRIMTDKQRSGISEHGIAYFQHLVAQYHQ, from the coding sequence ATGAGTGCAGTTGAAAAATTACCTGAAGATTTTTGCGCAAACCCAGATGTTGCATGGACTTTCCCTAAAGTTTTCTATACTTCATCTCAAGTTTTTGAGCACGAGAAAGAGGCAATCTTTGCTAAAAGCTGGATTTGCGTTGCACATAGTAGTGAGTTGGCTCAGCCAAATGACTATATTACCCGTAAAGTGATTGGTGAAAATATTGTCATCATTCGTGGTAAAGATAGCGTTTTACGAGCTTTTTATAATGTATGTCCGCACCGAGGCCATGAACTTTTAAGTGGCAGTGGTAAAGCAAAAAACGTAATTACTTGCCCATATCATGCATGGACATTTAAGTTAGATGGAAGCTTGGCATTGGCACGTAACTGTGACCACGTTGAATCTTTCGATAAAGAAAACTCAAGCATGGTGCCTTTAAAAGTCGAAGAATATGCAGGTTTCTTATTTATTAATATGGATGAAAATGCGACTTGCGTAGAAGACCAGCTCCCGGGTTTTGCTGAACGTTTAAATCAAGCATGTGGTGTGATTAAAGATTTAAAATTGGCAGCACGCTTTGTGACAGAAACACCAGCAAACTGGAAAGTGATTGTTGATAACTATATGGAATGCTACCACTGTGGACCTGCACATCCAGGCTTTGCTGACTCTGTACAAGTCGATAAATACTGGCATACAACACATCAAAACTGGACACTGCAATATGGCTTTGCACGTTCATCTGAGAAGTCATTCAAACTTGATCCATCAGTAACAGATCCTGAGTTTCATGGTTTCTGGACTTGGCCTTGCACCATGTTCAACGTACCACCAGGCAGCAACTTCATGACAGTTATTTATGAATTCCCTGTTGATGCAGAAACAACTTTGCAGCATTACGATATTTACTTCACTAACGAAGAACTGACTCAAGATCAAAAAGATTTGATTGAGTGGTATCGCAATGTATTCCGTCCGGAAGATTTGAACTTGGTAGAAAGCGTACAACGTGGTTTGAAATCACGTGGTTATCGTGGTCAAGGCCGTATCATGACTGACAAGCAACGTTCTGGTATCAGTGAGCATGGTATTGCTTACTTCCAACATTTAGTGGCGCAGTACCATCAATAA
- a CDS encoding NAD-dependent succinate-semialdehyde dehydrogenase, whose amino-acid sequence MSSLQSTELFQQQAYINGQWLAAQSNATVPVSNPATGEEIGTIPNMGAAEATQAVEAAYTALQSWKALTAQNRADILLAWHKLVLDHTDELALIMTIEQGKPLAEAKGEVRYAASFIQWFAEEGKRIYGDVIPTVNNQQRFIISKEPVGVVAAITPWNFPIAMITRKAAPALAAGCTVVIKPANETPYCALAIAKLAEKAGIPAGVINVVTGKSQEIGSVFTSHEKVKKLTFTGSTPVGRLLMQQCSSTIKKLALELGGNAPLIVFDDADLDKAVQGAIFAKFRNAGQTCVCANRIYVHDNIYQAFAEKFVQEVQKFKVGNGLEDGVQIGPLINEKAVLKAQQLIDDAVSKGAKIACGGKQHALGQTFYEPSVLTNVDRTMEIVQEEIFGPVAPLIRFTDEADVVAQANDTIFGLAAYVYSENISRLWRVSEQLEYGMVGMNATAISNEVVPFGGVKQSGVGREGSKYGLEEFMTIKYMCLGL is encoded by the coding sequence ATGTCGAGTTTACAAAGTACTGAACTATTTCAGCAACAAGCCTATATTAATGGGCAATGGCTAGCTGCACAGTCAAATGCCACGGTTCCGGTGAGTAACCCAGCTACAGGCGAAGAAATTGGCACAATTCCTAATATGGGAGCGGCAGAGGCAACCCAAGCAGTTGAAGCTGCCTATACGGCTTTACAAAGTTGGAAAGCTTTAACGGCACAAAACCGTGCTGATATCTTATTGGCTTGGCATAAACTGGTTCTCGATCATACCGATGAACTTGCTTTAATCATGACCATTGAGCAAGGCAAGCCTTTAGCAGAAGCAAAAGGCGAGGTTCGCTATGCTGCATCATTTATTCAATGGTTTGCCGAAGAAGGCAAGCGTATTTATGGTGATGTGATTCCAACCGTAAATAACCAGCAGCGCTTTATTATCAGTAAAGAACCTGTGGGTGTGGTGGCAGCGATTACGCCGTGGAATTTCCCAATTGCCATGATTACCCGTAAAGCAGCGCCAGCTCTAGCAGCGGGTTGTACGGTCGTGATTAAGCCAGCCAATGAAACACCTTACTGTGCATTAGCGATTGCAAAGCTTGCAGAAAAGGCAGGTATACCAGCTGGTGTGATTAATGTTGTTACTGGTAAATCTCAAGAAATTGGCTCGGTATTTACTTCACATGAAAAAGTGAAGAAGTTAACTTTTACTGGTTCAACGCCAGTGGGCCGTTTATTGATGCAGCAGTGTTCAAGCACCATTAAAAAATTGGCGCTTGAGTTGGGCGGAAATGCTCCTCTGATTGTGTTTGATGATGCCGATTTAGATAAAGCTGTACAAGGCGCGATTTTTGCCAAGTTTCGTAATGCAGGCCAGACCTGTGTTTGTGCTAACCGCATTTATGTACATGACAATATTTATCAAGCTTTTGCCGAGAAGTTTGTACAAGAAGTACAAAAGTTTAAAGTCGGTAATGGACTTGAAGATGGCGTACAAATTGGCCCATTAATTAATGAAAAAGCAGTTTTGAAAGCACAGCAGTTAATTGATGATGCAGTGAGCAAAGGCGCTAAGATTGCCTGTGGTGGTAAGCAGCATGCTTTAGGACAAACCTTTTATGAACCATCAGTTTTAACTAACGTTGACCGTACAATGGAAATTGTCCAAGAAGAAATTTTTGGTCCAGTTGCGCCGCTCATTCGCTTTACAGATGAAGCAGATGTGGTTGCTCAAGCAAATGACACTATCTTCGGTTTGGCAGCGTATGTTTATAGCGAAAATATTTCACGTTTATGGCGAGTGTCAGAACAGCTTGAATATGGAATGGTCGGTATGAATGCCACTGCAATTTCAAATGAAGTTGTACCATTTGGCGGTGTGAAACAATCAGGTGTTGGGCGTGAAGGCTCAAAATATGGTCTTGAAGAATTCATGACTATTAAATACATGTGTTTAGGGCTTTAA
- the cntB gene encoding carnitine monooxygenase, reductase subunit CntB, producing MASHYEMFPAVVTRVEQLTPLIKRFTFKRQDGQNFPRFSGGSHIIVKMNEQLSNAYSLMSCTQDLSTYQVCVRKDVEGKGGSVFMHDQCNEGCEIQISEPKNLFPLAETGNKHILIAGGIGITPFLPQMDELAARGAEYELHYAYRSPEHAALLDELTQKHAGHVFSYVDSEGSMLNLDELISSQPKGTHVYVCGPKPMIDAVIDCCNKHRYRDEYIHWEQFASTVPEDGEAFTVVLAKSNQEIEVQSNQTILQAIETLNIDVECLCREGVCGTCETAILEGEAEHFDQYLSDAEKASQKSMMICVSRAKGKKLVLDL from the coding sequence ATGGCGAGTCATTATGAAATGTTCCCAGCGGTTGTTACTCGTGTGGAACAGCTAACCCCTTTAATCAAACGGTTTACGTTCAAACGTCAAGATGGGCAGAACTTTCCTCGATTTAGTGGGGGAAGCCATATTATTGTCAAAATGAATGAACAACTTTCCAATGCCTACTCATTGATGAGCTGTACGCAAGATTTATCAACTTACCAAGTCTGCGTTCGTAAGGATGTGGAAGGTAAGGGTGGATCAGTTTTCATGCATGATCAGTGCAATGAAGGCTGTGAAATCCAGATTTCAGAACCAAAAAATTTATTCCCGCTAGCTGAAACAGGCAATAAACATATCTTGATAGCTGGTGGTATTGGTATTACACCATTCTTACCTCAAATGGATGAGCTGGCAGCACGTGGAGCAGAGTATGAGCTGCACTATGCTTACCGTTCACCTGAACATGCAGCTTTACTTGATGAGCTAACACAGAAACATGCAGGGCATGTATTTAGTTACGTTGACTCAGAAGGCAGCATGCTTAATTTAGACGAATTAATTTCATCGCAACCAAAAGGCACGCATGTGTATGTATGTGGCCCAAAACCCATGATTGATGCTGTGATTGATTGTTGTAACAAGCACCGTTACCGCGATGAATACATTCATTGGGAACAATTTGCTTCAACAGTTCCTGAAGATGGTGAAGCATTTACGGTGGTACTTGCCAAATCTAATCAGGAAATTGAAGTACAAAGTAACCAGACTATTTTACAAGCCATCGAGACATTAAATATTGATGTGGAATGTCTATGCCGAGAAGGGGTTTGTGGAACATGTGAAACCGCTATCTTAGAAGGTGAAGCAGAGCATTTCGATCAATACTTAAGTGATGCCGAAAAAGCTTCACAAAAGAGTATGATGATTTGTGTATCACGAGCAAAAGGTAAAAAATTGGTATTAGATCTTTAA